A genomic window from Solanum dulcamara chromosome 11, daSolDulc1.2, whole genome shotgun sequence includes:
- the LOC129872104 gene encoding uncharacterized protein LOC129872104, translated as MDDSFRVRVDKVFGSLTATSNLSSLWCLTDDEIEKREWNRDTPSRELLDFDSKPCPPHIDGYFAKPPQTLDFPKQLQSDLEQLSDGQEPDNDNESDIRSGIGLDCTLDYEEEEDEFDKVAVDREKEKQQPSDRLYTREVSDYGISTDTYHELPLTLQEIKRDPRANHEAAKLRLREDAEAALREGHLGSMLPPASKTQGQNDAHSPKKLNLKEDSNMFPSSSIPDYIRNPSKYTCYTLDVSDDMDEESNRKAYMDFLSLVKKGSPLDNDSSTNFQKSPTFNLRMKQPPGTLTNEGVEAEQMQVRKTVPLSIVTMESNNAAMEEDESSIAADRARPGSLNKPGKRYRTRATMMDTDD; from the exons ATGGATGACAGTTTCAGAGTACGTGTGGACAAAGTGTTCGGGTCTCTGACGGCGACCTCCAATTTGAGTTCTCTCTGGTGTTTAACCGACGATGAGATTGAGAAAAGGGAATGGAATAGAGATACCCCCTCCCGCGagctactcgactttgattccAAACCCTGCCCTCCTCATATTGACGGTTACTTCGCTAAGCCCCCTCAAACCCTAGATTTTCCCAAACAGCTCCAGTCTGATCTGGAACAGCTCAGCGACGGTCAAGAACCAGATAATGATAATGAATCGGATATCCGGTCCGGCATTGGTTTAGATTGCACCCTTGACTATGAG GAGGAAGAAGATGAGTTTGACAAAGTGGCCGTCGATAGGGAAAAGGAGAAGCAGCAGCCTAGTGACCGCTTGTACACGCGGGAGGTCTCTGATTATGGAATTTCTACAGATACCTATCACGAGCTTCCTCTTACTCTCCAGGAAATTAAGAGAGATCCTCGTGCTAATCACGAGGCCGCCAAGCTCAGGCTCAGGGAAGATGCGGAGGCTGCCCTGAGAGAAGGTCATTTAGGTTCCATGTTACCTCCTGCGTCCAAGACACAAGGCCAGAATGATGCACATTCTCCTAAAAAACTCAACTTGAAGGAAGATTCTAACATGTTCCCTAGTTCATCCATTCCAGATTATATAAGGAATCCATCCAAGTATACTTGCTATACACTTGATGTCTCGGATGATATGGATGAAGAATCCAATAGAAAAGCCTACATGGACTTCTTGAGTCTCGTGAAGAAGGGATCACCGCTGGACAATGATAGCTCCACTAATTTTCAGAAATCGCCCACATTTAACCTGAGAATGAAGCAGCCTCCTGGCACCTTGACCAACGAGGGCGTTGAGGCAGAGCAGATGCAAGTGAGAAAAACAGTTCCCCTTAGCATTGTTACCATGGAATCCAATAATGCTGCCATGGAGGAAGATGAGTCGTCTATTGCAGCCGACAGAGCTAGACCTGGAAGTTTGAATAAGCCTGGGAAACGTTATAGAACTAGGGCCACTATGATGGATACTGATGACTAA
- the LOC129872103 gene encoding uncharacterized protein LOC129872103 isoform X1, whose protein sequence is MVLEYAVFPKTKPPAKMSTPSPSLYPILILIISFLCQASAIQLNGARYLGNFWSSSRSLPLIAKSRAPKYQYETKYFQQKLDHFSFADLPSFSQRYLINTQHWVGPSRLGPIFLYCGNEGDIEWFAANTGFVWEIAPRFRAMVIFPEHRYYGESMPYGIKEEAYKNATTLSYLTAEQALADYAVLITELKRNLSAQACPVVLFGGSYGGMLAAWMRLKYPHISIGALASSAPVLQFEDLVPPETFYNIVSNDFRRESVSCFNTIKESWDVINKVGQINGGLAQLTKTFHICRELESVDSLSNWLESAYSYLAMANYPYPTDFLMPLPGSPIKEVCRKIDSLPDGASVLQRIFEGISVYYNYTGKVDCFDLDDDPHGMSGWNWQACTEMIMPMASNRTTSMFPEFYYDPKSNEEQCLKDFHVKPRPTWITTEFGGHAFKSVLKAFGSNIIFSNGLLDPWSGGSVLEDVSQNIVALITEKGAHHLDLRAATAEDPDWLLDQRSSEIKLIRGWLDEYYDVKKAISASR, encoded by the exons ATGGTTTTGGAGTATGCAGTGTTTCCGAAAACAAAACCTCCAGCAAAAATGTCAACTCCTTCACCATCTCTCTACCCTATTCTCATACTGATTATCTCATTTTTATGTCAAGCATCAGCCATTCAACTGAATGGTGCTCGCTATCTTGGCAATTTCTGGAGTTCAAGCAGATCACTTCCACTTATTGCTAAAAGCAGAGCCCCAAAATACCAGTATGAGACCAAATATTTCCAACAGAAGCTCGATCACTTTAGCTTCGCTGATCTACCTTCGTTTTCACAGCGTTACCTAATCAATACCCAACACTGGGTGGGTCCCTCTCGCTTGGGCCCTATTTTCCTCTACTGTGGGAATGAAGGTGATATAGAATGGTTCGCTGCCAATACCGGTTTCGTATGGGAAATTGCCCCTCGTTTCCGCGCCATGGTTATCTTCCCCGAG CATCGATACTATGGGGAGTCAATGCCATATGGAATTAAGGAAGAAGCATATAAGAATGCTACAACTTTGTCGTATCTAACAGCTGAACAAGCACTAGCTGATTATGCTGTGTTAATCACTGAGCTTAAAAGAAATTTATCTGCACAGGCATGCCCTGTTGTGTTATTTGGTGGATCATATGGTGGAA TGCTTGCAGCGTGGATGAGGCTCAAATATCCCCATATATCCATTGGTGCACTTGCTTCTTCTGCGCCAGTTCTTCAGTTTGAAGATCTTGTGCCACCTGAAACCTTTTATAACATTGTCTCCAATGATTTTCGG CGCGAGAGTGTGAGTTGCTTTAACACTATCAAAGAGTCTTGGGATGTGATTAACAAGGTGGGACAGATAAATGGTGGACTTGCACAACTAACGAAGACTTTCCACATTTGTAG GGAACTGGAGAGTGTTGACAGCCTGTCTAACTGGTTAGAATCTGCCTATAGTTACTTGGCAATGGCCAACTACCCCTATCCTACCGACTTCTTGATGCCTTTACCTGGAAGCCCCATAAAAGAG GTATGTAGGAAGATTGATAGTTTGCCTGATGGTGCTAGTGTGTTGCAGCGTATATTTGAAGGAATTAGTGTCTATTATAATTATACTGGAAAAGTTGACTGTTTCGATCTGGACGATGATCCTCATGGTATGAGTGGTTGGAATTGGCAG GCATGCACTGAGATGATTATGCCTATGGCAAGTAACAGGACGACTAGTATGTTTCCAGAGTTCTATTATGACCCAAAGTCGAATGAAGAGCAGTGCTTGAAAGATTTTCATGTCAAACCCAGGCCAACATGGATAACAACTGAATTTGGTGGACAT GCATTCAAGAGTGTGCTAAAAGCTTTTGGGAGTAACATCATATTCTCAAATGGCCTGTTAGATCCCTGGAGTGGTGGCAG TGTTCTGGAGGATGTGTCACAAAATATAGTTGCACTAATAACTGAGAAAG GTGCCCATCACTTAGATCTGCGTGCTGCAACTGCTGAAGATCCTGATTGGCTTCTGGATCAAAGGTCAAGTGAGATTAAGCTGATCAGGGGATGGTTGGACGAGTACTATGATGTAAAGAAGGCAATTTCAGCGAGTAGATAA
- the LOC129872103 gene encoding uncharacterized protein LOC129872103 isoform X2: MVLEYAVFPKTKPPAKMSTPSPSLYPILILIISFLCQASAIQLNGARYLGNFWSSSRSLPLIAKSRAPKYQYETKYFQQKLDHFSFADLPSFSQRYLINTQHWVGPSRLGPIFLYCGNEGDIEWFAANTGFVWEIAPRFRAMVIFPEHRYYGESMPYGIKEEAYKNATTLSYLTAEQALADYAVLITELKRNLSAQACPVVLFGGSYGGMLAAWMRLKYPHISIGALASSAPVLQFEDLVPPETFYNIVSNDFRRESVSCFNTIKESWDVINKVGQINGGLAQLTKTFHICRELESVDSLSNWLESAYSYLAMANYPYPTDFLMPLPGSPIKEVCRKIDSLPDGASVLQRIFEGISVYYNYTGKVDCFDLDDDPHGMSGWNWQACTEMIMPMASNRTTSMFPEFYYDPKSNEEQCLKDFHVKPRPTWITTEFGGHV, translated from the exons ATGGTTTTGGAGTATGCAGTGTTTCCGAAAACAAAACCTCCAGCAAAAATGTCAACTCCTTCACCATCTCTCTACCCTATTCTCATACTGATTATCTCATTTTTATGTCAAGCATCAGCCATTCAACTGAATGGTGCTCGCTATCTTGGCAATTTCTGGAGTTCAAGCAGATCACTTCCACTTATTGCTAAAAGCAGAGCCCCAAAATACCAGTATGAGACCAAATATTTCCAACAGAAGCTCGATCACTTTAGCTTCGCTGATCTACCTTCGTTTTCACAGCGTTACCTAATCAATACCCAACACTGGGTGGGTCCCTCTCGCTTGGGCCCTATTTTCCTCTACTGTGGGAATGAAGGTGATATAGAATGGTTCGCTGCCAATACCGGTTTCGTATGGGAAATTGCCCCTCGTTTCCGCGCCATGGTTATCTTCCCCGAG CATCGATACTATGGGGAGTCAATGCCATATGGAATTAAGGAAGAAGCATATAAGAATGCTACAACTTTGTCGTATCTAACAGCTGAACAAGCACTAGCTGATTATGCTGTGTTAATCACTGAGCTTAAAAGAAATTTATCTGCACAGGCATGCCCTGTTGTGTTATTTGGTGGATCATATGGTGGAA TGCTTGCAGCGTGGATGAGGCTCAAATATCCCCATATATCCATTGGTGCACTTGCTTCTTCTGCGCCAGTTCTTCAGTTTGAAGATCTTGTGCCACCTGAAACCTTTTATAACATTGTCTCCAATGATTTTCGG CGCGAGAGTGTGAGTTGCTTTAACACTATCAAAGAGTCTTGGGATGTGATTAACAAGGTGGGACAGATAAATGGTGGACTTGCACAACTAACGAAGACTTTCCACATTTGTAG GGAACTGGAGAGTGTTGACAGCCTGTCTAACTGGTTAGAATCTGCCTATAGTTACTTGGCAATGGCCAACTACCCCTATCCTACCGACTTCTTGATGCCTTTACCTGGAAGCCCCATAAAAGAG GTATGTAGGAAGATTGATAGTTTGCCTGATGGTGCTAGTGTGTTGCAGCGTATATTTGAAGGAATTAGTGTCTATTATAATTATACTGGAAAAGTTGACTGTTTCGATCTGGACGATGATCCTCATGGTATGAGTGGTTGGAATTGGCAG GCATGCACTGAGATGATTATGCCTATGGCAAGTAACAGGACGACTAGTATGTTTCCAGAGTTCTATTATGACCCAAAGTCGAATGAAGAGCAGTGCTTGAAAGATTTTCATGTCAAACCCAGGCCAACATGGATAACAACTGAATTTGGTGGACATGTATGA